One genomic window of alpha proteobacterium U9-1i includes the following:
- a CDS encoding hypothetical protein (FIG01011804) → MADDLIGYDHLMQDALRGVVRAALQQAAGPRGLPAKHHFYITFRTHAPGVMIPEHLSARYPDEMTIVLEHQFWDLEVYADRFRVILKFSGQPQPITIPFAAITRFFDPSVKFGLQFEHHLIDEAPRMASGDDTQAQVQTAQPQANAQAAPNDSAVVSLDAFRKK, encoded by the coding sequence TGGATATGACCACTTGATGCAAGATGCGCTGCGCGGCGTTGTGCGCGCTGCGTTGCAGCAAGCGGCCGGCCCGCGCGGCCTGCCCGCTAAGCATCATTTCTATATCACCTTCCGCACCCATGCGCCCGGTGTGATGATCCCTGAACATTTGAGCGCGCGTTATCCCGACGAGATGACGATTGTTCTCGAACATCAATTCTGGGATCTCGAAGTTTACGCGGATCGCTTCCGCGTGATCCTGAAGTTCTCAGGCCAACCGCAGCCGATCACGATCCCATTCGCCGCGATCACGCGCTTCTTCGATCCAAGCGTGAAGTTCGGTCTGCAGTTCGAGCATCATCTGATCGACGAAGCGCCGCGCATGGCTTCGGGCGACGACACGCAGGCACAGGTGCAAACGGCGCAGCCACAAGCCAACGCGCAAGCGGCGCCGAACGACAGCGCCGTCGTCAGCCTAGACGCGTTCCGCAAAAAATAG
- a CDS encoding CDP-diacylglycerol--glycerol-3-phosphate 3-phosphatidyltransferase codes for MSVNDDNRRPIAQRNTGWAKALTLWLARADVSPNTISMSSMVFAALAGACFYASGITTNAIDRVLLLVGAALFCQLRLLANMLDGMVAVEAGKGGADGPVWNELPDRLADIFILVGAGYGVAALGQAEASLGWAAAVASVMTAYVREVARGAGAPPDFSGPMAKPHRMFVMTVAALVSIFETFWAAPGQMIFWALWVVAVGATLTALNRTRRALWFLRRRLP; via the coding sequence ATGAGCGTCAACGACGACAATCGCCGTCCGATCGCACAACGCAATACTGGGTGGGCTAAAGCGCTCACGCTTTGGCTTGCGCGCGCCGACGTTTCACCGAACACGATTTCGATGTCGAGCATGGTGTTTGCCGCGCTCGCTGGCGCTTGCTTCTACGCCAGCGGCATCACGACGAACGCGATCGACCGGGTGCTCTTGCTGGTGGGCGCGGCATTGTTTTGTCAGCTGCGTCTTTTGGCGAATATGCTCGATGGCATGGTGGCGGTCGAAGCCGGCAAAGGCGGTGCCGATGGGCCGGTGTGGAATGAATTGCCGGACCGCCTCGCGGATATCTTCATTCTGGTCGGCGCGGGCTATGGCGTAGCTGCCTTGGGCCAAGCCGAAGCATCGCTTGGTTGGGCGGCGGCGGTTGCATCGGTGATGACAGCCTACGTCCGCGAGGTGGCTCGAGGCGCAGGCGCGCCGCCGGATTTTTCTGGGCCAATGGCCAAGCCACACCGCATGTTTGTGATGACGGTCGCCGCGCTCGTATCGATATTCGAGACATTCTGGGCCGCCCCCGGTCAGATGATTTTTTGGGCGCTCTGGGTTGTTGCTGTAGGCGCGACACTCACCGCGCTCAATCGCACGCGGCGCGCGCTCTGGTTCTTGCGACGCCGCTTGCCATGA
- a CDS encoding phosphatidate cytidylyltransferase, which translates to MGGEIAAFLTNPLGLGFLGVLALLVLGTLAALILPRVQPGKWTDLGPRMRSWWVIAILVGGALLLGWQAFTLLMALISFLALKEYLTLAPTRKEDRLVVLLAYLSIVVNYGVIFVDGVMFDDAYQIYLVITPVYMFLITAAAMAWIGRTDGYLATVGIVHWGVVVCIYNIGYAAFLMRTPDAEAPAGAAGLVFFLLFITQLNDVAQYCWGKAFGRTKITPKVSPNKTWEGAIGGWATSAAVFYFLAPYFTPLAPTHALIVGAVLPIAGFFGDITMSAIKRDLGVKDTSRLIPGHGGVLDRLDSLSFTTPVYFHLLAYFAIERF; encoded by the coding sequence ATGGGCGGAGAGATTGCTGCGTTTCTGACCAATCCGCTGGGGCTCGGCTTCCTCGGCGTGCTCGCGCTTCTTGTGCTTGGCACGCTCGCGGCGTTGATCCTGCCGCGCGTGCAGCCCGGCAAATGGACCGATCTCGGCCCGCGCATGCGGTCCTGGTGGGTGATCGCGATCCTTGTCGGCGGCGCGCTGCTTCTCGGCTGGCAGGCGTTCACGCTGCTGATGGCGCTCATCTCGTTCCTCGCTCTGAAGGAATACCTGACTTTGGCGCCGACGCGAAAGGAGGACCGTTTGGTCGTTCTGCTCGCGTATCTGTCGATCGTCGTCAATTACGGGGTGATCTTCGTCGATGGCGTGATGTTCGACGACGCCTACCAAATCTATCTCGTCATCACGCCGGTCTATATGTTCCTTATCACCGCCGCGGCGATGGCCTGGATTGGGCGCACTGACGGCTATTTGGCGACGGTTGGCATCGTCCATTGGGGCGTGGTCGTCTGCATCTACAATATCGGCTACGCTGCGTTCCTGATGCGCACGCCAGACGCCGAAGCGCCTGCGGGCGCGGCGGGCCTGGTGTTCTTCCTGCTGTTCATCACGCAACTGAACGACGTCGCTCAATATTGCTGGGGCAAGGCGTTCGGGCGCACCAAGATCACGCCGAAGGTGAGCCCGAATAAGACCTGGGAAGGCGCGATCGGCGGCTGGGCGACGTCCGCGGCGGTGTTCTATTTTCTCGCCCCCTATTTCACGCCGCTTGCGCCAACGCATGCTTTGATCGTCGGCGCGGTGCTGCCGATTGCAGGCTTCTTCGGCGACATCACCATGAGCGCCATCAAACGCGATCTCGGCGTCAAGGATACGTCCCGCCTTATTCCCGGCCATGGCGGGGTGTTGGATCGGCTCGATAGTTTGAGTTTCACCACGCCCGTGTACTTCCACCTGCTCGCTTATTTCGCCATCGAGCGCTTCTGA
- a CDS encoding 1-acyl-sn-glycerol-3-phosphate acyltransferase produces the protein MLQTIRRYALMLVVRPVARLLFGLDTIGADKLPKAGPAIVAANHNSHVDTIILLCLFPSKLLPKLRPVAAADHFDKGGFGSWFSRTIIGIIPIKRGAASRHEDVLAGAKDALTRGEILVVFPEGSRGEPEEMTRFKTGVARLAEFCPEAPVVPVYLQGAGRSLPKDSRLFVPFNCTAVVGDRLSWSGSAHGFIDELRAKIEALKAEAPPLRWK, from the coding sequence ATGCTGCAAACCATCCGGCGTTACGCGCTGATGCTGGTGGTGCGGCCGGTGGCGCGGCTGCTGTTCGGCCTCGACACGATCGGCGCCGATAAGCTGCCGAAGGCCGGCCCCGCGATCGTCGCCGCCAACCACAACAGTCACGTCGATACGATCATCCTGCTCTGCCTGTTTCCATCGAAGCTGTTGCCAAAGCTGCGCCCGGTCGCGGCGGCGGACCATTTCGACAAAGGCGGTTTCGGCTCTTGGTTCTCGCGCACCATCATCGGCATCATCCCGATCAAACGCGGCGCAGCCTCTCGTCACGAGGACGTGCTCGCCGGCGCCAAGGACGCGCTCACGCGCGGCGAAATCCTTGTGGTGTTTCCCGAAGGTTCGCGCGGCGAGCCGGAGGAGATGACGCGCTTCAAAACCGGCGTCGCGCGGCTCGCGGAATTCTGCCCGGAGGCGCCGGTTGTGCCGGTGTATCTACAAGGCGCGGGGCGCTCGCTGCCGAAAGATTCTCGCTTGTTCGTGCCGTTCAATTGCACCGCCGTCGTCGGCGACCGACTCAGCTGGAGCGGCTCGGCGCACGGCTTCATCGATGAACTCCGCGCGAAGATCGAAGCGCTGAAAGCTGAAGCGCCTCCCTTGCGGTGGAAGTGA